The Oryzias melastigma strain HK-1 linkage group LG6, ASM292280v2, whole genome shotgun sequence genome includes a window with the following:
- the cbfb gene encoding core-binding factor subunit beta isoform X3 has translation MPRVVPDQRSKFENEEFFRKLSRECEIKYTGFRDRPHEERQARFQNACRDGRSEVAFVATGTNLSLQFFPANLHGDQRQVPTREYVDFERETGKVYLKAPMILNGVCVIWRGWIDLQRLDGMGYLEYDQERAQHEDALAQAAFEEARRRTRDFEDRDRSHREDLEDPVVSKIWD, from the exons ATGCCGCGGGTTGTCCCGGACCAGAGGAGCAAGTTTGAGAACGAGGAGTTTTTCCGCAAGTTGAGCCGGGAGTGCGAG aTTAAATACACCGGTTTCAGAGACCGACCCCACGAAGAGAGACAAGCCCGCTTCCAGAACGCCTGCAGGGATGGACGCTCTGAAGTT GCCTTTGTAGCGACGGGTACCAACCTCTCCCTCCAGTTTTTCCCTGCCAACCTTCACGGGGATCAGAGGCAGGTTCCCACCAGGGAATATGTTGACTTtgaaagagaaacaggaaag GTCTACCTGAAAGCCCCCATGATCCTGAACGGGGTGTGTGTGATCTGGAGAGGCTGGATCGACCTGCAGAGGCTGGACGGGATGGGGTATCTAGAGTACGACCAGGAGAGGGCGCAG CATGAGGACGCTTTGGCTCAAGCCGCCTTCGAAGAAGCCCGCCGCAGAACCAGAGACTTTGAGGACCGAGACCGGTCTCATAGGGAGGATCTGGAG
- the cbfb gene encoding core-binding factor subunit beta isoform X2 encodes MPRVVPDQRSKFENEEFFRKLSRECEIKYTGFRDRPHEERQARFQNACRDGRSEVAFVATGTNLSLQFFPANLHGDQRQVPTREYVDFERETGKVYLKAPMILNGVCVIWRGWIDLQRLDGMGYLEYDQERAQHEDALAQAAFEEARRRTRDFEDRDRSHREDLETTAGPQPWLKHGQR; translated from the exons ATGCCGCGGGTTGTCCCGGACCAGAGGAGCAAGTTTGAGAACGAGGAGTTTTTCCGCAAGTTGAGCCGGGAGTGCGAG aTTAAATACACCGGTTTCAGAGACCGACCCCACGAAGAGAGACAAGCCCGCTTCCAGAACGCCTGCAGGGATGGACGCTCTGAAGTT GCCTTTGTAGCGACGGGTACCAACCTCTCCCTCCAGTTTTTCCCTGCCAACCTTCACGGGGATCAGAGGCAGGTTCCCACCAGGGAATATGTTGACTTtgaaagagaaacaggaaag GTCTACCTGAAAGCCCCCATGATCCTGAACGGGGTGTGTGTGATCTGGAGAGGCTGGATCGACCTGCAGAGGCTGGACGGGATGGGGTATCTAGAGTACGACCAGGAGAGGGCGCAG CATGAGGACGCTTTGGCTCAAGCCGCCTTCGAAGAAGCCCGCCGCAGAACCAGAGACTTTGAGGACCGAGACCGGTCTCATAGGGAGGATCTGGAG